The Prochlorococcus marinus XMU1404 DNA segment TTACAAATAGGATTATTAGAAAAGAATGTAATTCAATTTTAAAAAAAATCAAATCCTTGGATGACCCATGGGATTCAACAAATAAATTTAAAGATTCTGCAAGTGAAATATTTAAAACACAACTTATTTCAATATTTAAAAATGGAATAGATGAATTTATAAAGTCTGTTTTTGATTCTGATTACTATATTTTTTATCATAGTCTCTACAAATCAGAAAGACTTACAAAAGAAAAATCTCCTCAAGGATCTCAATTATGGCATGCTGATGGCGGTCCAGGTAATTGCATAAATTTAATGATTTGTCATAGCCATATTGATGAATCAAATGGTTCTATGAAAATTATTGAATGGGAAGAATCAAAAAATCTGCTTGTCAAATTACATTATGATTATAAAAATTTAGTTAGGAATACTTTAAGTATTAATGATTTTAAGAATAATAGAATTTTTTCAAGAGAAATAAAATGTTCCTTATTAAAAAAATATATAGAAGAAAAATCAATAAAATATTTTCAACCTGAATCAAAAAATTCTGGTGCGATTTTCGCTTTTAGAAATAATTGCGTTCATGCTGGTGGTTTCACAGAATTTGGAAGTGAAAGAATTGTAAGCATAATGCATATTTATCCCTCAATTAATAGATCATCATTGGATGAAAAATTCAACAAATTACATTTAAAAACAAAGCCTTACCCATTATTTCAAGATCTTCCCAAATAATATTTAAATAAAATTAGAGAAAAAAATTTATTTCTTACTTTTTCCTACAAAGATAATCAACCCTTCTAAGCATTTTTTTATTTTTTTCATTATCTGAAATTATTTTATTAGTACTACTTTCAAAAACTTTAACAATAACATAATCGTATTTATTTAAAATCTTTTCAAATTCGTTTATTGGTATTGAGAACATATTTTCGGAAAGTCTATAGAAGATTCTTTTTGAAAAAAGTCTTAAAAAATAATGATAAACAATTAAAATTAAGCTCTTAATATTCTTTCCTTTTATGAAGTAAATAATTTTTTTTAAAATTGATTTTTCACGCCTATAATAATCCTCCTCTATTTCAGGTTGTTCACCTATATAAAGTAATCCATTTTTACTTTGTAGTTTAGAAAAAATCTCTAAACTTTCTTCAACTATTTCTAATGTAAATCCATGAATTAAAAAAACTCCATTACAAATAATACAATCATATTTCTTTTTTTTAAAATTTATTTCTGTTGTTGAACCTTTAATTACTTTAATACTTTTATCTAATTTCTTATTTTTTAAAATTGATCGAGTAAGATTAACCTCACTTTCTGAAGGTAAAACACCATATAAATCATTACAAAATTCCACAAACTCAACTAAAAAAGAACCATCACCACAACCAACATCGAGAATAGATTTAAATGATTTTCTATATGAGATTAAATTCCTTTTAACATACTGAATTCGCTTTCGCGTCAGACCTTTGGATGAACCTCTACCATTAATAAAATCAGAATTTTTTAATTCTCCATTATTTACTCTAATAGCTAGATCTTTATAGATTTCAGAGGCTTTATTTACTTTCCTAATTGCCATAAAAAAGAAATTCTAAACTTATCAATTGTATATTAACTTGTAAGTATCTACTTAAATTAATTTTAATTTACTAAATAACTAGTTATTTAATAAAATACGTTTAATCTAAATGAAATTATCTAATAATGATTAAATCATTAATAACTAAACTAATCTTATCATTTCTTAAACCAGAGAATAAAAGAGCAGGTAATAGACCTATAAAAGAGATCTTAAAGCTGCCAATAATATTTGATGTCACTTCTTATCTAATTCAACTTAGATATGTAAAGAGAATATTAGATCTTAGTTATTTTCACAATTCATCTAAATATATTAAAGAGGTTAAGGATTATAATTTTTCAGTGACTAATAATAAGTTAATTACTAGAAGTAGAAGAGCAGAATTATACTATCAAATAAGCTCCATAATAATAAACAATTTATCAAGAAAAAAAATCTTAATTATAGGTCCAAGGAATGTTCAGGAATTATATATGGCATGGCTATATGGTTTCGAGTGGAAGGAGATAACTGCTATAGATTTATATAGTACGCATCCAAAAATCAAAGTAATGGATATGCATAATATGACATTTAAAGATGAATCATTTGACTGTGTAGTCATGGCTAATACTCTTGCATATGCTGATAATACTGAGAAAGTGATTCATGAGGTTTCTAGAGTATTAAAGCCAAAAGGAATCTTCTCATTTGGCGCTACTTTTAATCCTGCCCCTGGAGTTTGGAAAGGTTCAAAAATAGATGGCAAAAA contains these protein-coding regions:
- a CDS encoding class I SAM-dependent methyltransferase, producing MAIRKVNKASEIYKDLAIRVNNGELKNSDFINGRGSSKGLTRKRIQYVKRNLISYRKSFKSILDVGCGDGSFLVEFVEFCNDLYGVLPSESEVNLTRSILKNKKLDKSIKVIKGSTTEINFKKKKYDCIICNGVFLIHGFTLEIVEESLEIFSKLQSKNGLLYIGEQPEIEEDYYRREKSILKKIIYFIKGKNIKSLILIVYHYFLRLFSKRIFYRLSENMFSIPINEFEKILNKYDYVIVKVFESSTNKIISDNEKNKKMLRRVDYLCRKK
- a CDS encoding class I SAM-dependent methyltransferase; translation: MIKSLITKLILSFLKPENKRAGNRPIKEILKLPIIFDVTSYLIQLRYVKRILDLSYFHNSSKYIKEVKDYNFSVTNNKLITRSRRAELYYQISSIIINNLSRKKILIIGPRNVQELYMAWLYGFEWKEITAIDLYSTHPKIKVMDMHNMTFKDESFDCVVMANTLAYADNTEKVIHEVSRVLKPKGIFSFGATFNPAPGVWKGSKIDGKNIYDFLKSAGMQICLHLPEEKITSRGLNQTTNNFSAQKIDLNEKLTDNFNL